From the genome of Pseudomonas putida:
GTCGGTGAGAAGGAGTTGGTCGATTTCACCGTGCAGGAATCGCCATTCGATCGCTTCTCCAAGCGCATGGGCGCGAGCGTCGCAGAGCACCTGGCCATGTGGATGGGCTTCAATGGGCCGCAGCTGCGTTGAATTGGGCGGAGCCCGCTGCGCCGCTTTTGCGGGGCTGCGGGTACCCCGCGGTGCGGCAGCGGCGTTGGGTCGCGATGGGGCGCAAAGCGGCCCCACATCTCAAGGAATGATTGCGCCTTCCTGGGTTAGCATATCCACCAGCCGAATCAGCGGCAGCCCGATCAAGCTGGTCGCATCCGGTCCGTGGGTGCTTTGAAACAAGCTCACTCCCAACCCTTCCGCCTTGAAGCTTCCCGCGCAGTCCAGCGGCTGCTCCGCCGTCACATAGCGCTCCACGCGCTCGCGGTCCAGCTCGCGCATGGTTACCGTAAATGGCACGCAGTCCACCTGGCAGCGCCCAGTGGCGCTGTTCAGCAGTGCCAGTCCGGTCAGGAAGGTGACTTGCTGCCCACTGGCTTCGAGCAGTTGCTCGCAGGCGCGCTCGAACGTGTGGGGCTTGCCCAGCACCTGTTCGCCCAGGACCGCGACCTGGTCGGAGCCGATGATCAGATGGCCGGGATATTCGCCCGCCAGCGCCTCGGCCTTGGCCTTGGCAAGCCGTCGTACCAGGTCGGCAGCCGGCTCGTCATCCAGGCGCCGCTCGTCTATGTCGGGGCTTGCCCAAACGAAGGGCAGGTGCAGGCGGGCGAGCAGTTCGCGGCGGTAGGCAGAGCTTGAAGCCAATAGCAGGGGCAGCATGGTAGACTCCTGGTCGGTTGAACCAGATTCTAACATGCGCGATGCCGCCTAATTTCCTTTGACAGGGGCGGGGGGCATCCCTAGAATGCTGCGCCTATGTTGAATGACCCGATTCCACCTCACGTTGACCCGCGCAAATTAGCCGATCGTGGCGTAACCATCACTGGTTCGCTGCAACTCGCTGATTTGGAAAGACTCTGCGACCCGCTTTCCGACGATGTCGGTACGGTGCAGGCGAAGTTCGATTTTGAGCGAGATGAACAGCACGTCGTGGTTATCCACAGCGCACTGGACGTCGAAGTCAAAATGGTTTGCCAGCGTTGTCTTGAGCTGGTCACCCTGCCGATCCACAGCGAATGTACATACGCCGTGGTGAAGGAGGGTGCGAATACCCAGTCGTTGCCGAAAGGCTATGACGTGCTGGAACTGGGCGAAGATCCTTTGGATCTGCAGGCCTTGGTCGAGGAGGAGCTGTTGCTCGCCTTGCCTATCGTGCCTGCTCATCATCCGGAAGAATGCCAGCAGCCGGCGGGCGCAGACGAGCCCGATTCGAGCAAGGACGAGGTATCGCGGTCCAACCCGTTCAGTGTTTTGGCGCAGTTAAAGCGTGACCCAAACGTTTAGGAGTTAATCAATTATGGCTGTTCAGCAGAACAAAAAATCCCGCTCTGCCCGTGACATGCGCCGTTCCCACGACGCCCTGTCGGAAAACGCGCTGTCGGTAGAAAAAACCACCGGTGAAGTACACCTGCGTCACCACGTTTCGCCAGAAGGCGTATACCGTGGTCGCAAAGTGATCGACAAGGGCGCCGACGAGTAATCCTTGTCCGCTCAGATCATCGCGATCGACGCAATGGGCGGGGACTTCGGTCCCCGCAGCATTGTCCAGGCTAGCATTGCCTGCCTTTCGGCTACTCCCTCGCTGCACCTGACCCTCGTCGGTCAACCCTCCCTCCTTGAAGAGCTTGTCAGTGGCCTGACCGCCGCGGATCGCGCACGCCTGCAGATTGTGCCGGCCCTTGAGGTGATCGGCATGGACGAGCGGCCCTCCCAGGCGTTGCGGGGCAAGCCGGATTCGTCGATGCGCATCGCGCTCGAACTGGTGCGTGACGGCAAGGCCCAGGCCTGCGTCAGTGCCGGCAATACCGGGGCGCTGATGGCGCTTTCGCGCTTCGTGCTCAAGACCCTGCCGGGCATCGATCGGCCGGCCATGGTCGCTGCGATCCCGACCCAGGCGGGTTACTGCCAGTTGCTCGACCTGGGCGCCAATGTCGATTGCAGCGCCGACAACCTCTATCAGTTCGCCGTCATGGGTTCGGTGGCCGCTCAGGCCCTGGGCATTCATCGGCCGCGGGTGGCGTTGCTCAATATCGGCACCGAGGACATCAAGGGCAACCAGCAGGTCAAGCTGGCCGCCAGCTTGTTGCAGAACGCGCGCGGGCTGAACTATATCGGTTTCGTCGAAGGCGATGGCCTGTATCGCGGCGAGGCGGATGTCGTGGTGTGCGACGGTTTCGTCGGCAATATCCTGCTCAAGTCCAGCGAAGGCCTGGCGACCATGATCGGTGCGCGCATCGAACAGTTGTTCAAGGGCGGCGCCTTGTCACGGGTGGCTGGGGCGGTGGCGATGCCGCTGCTCAAGCGGTTGCAGGCTGACCTGGCGCCGGCGCGGCACAATGGCGCGAGCTTCCTTGGCCTGCAGGGCATCGTCATCAAGAGTCACGGCTCGGCGGGCGTGCAAGGTTTCCAGAGCGCCATCCAGCGGGCGTTGATCGAAATCCAGGAAAACCTGCCGCAACGCCTGCACGGGCGGCTCGAGGATTTGTTGCCTTAGTGTTTGTTTCCGTTGCATCTACACGTACAAAGATCTTAGGCATAACAGCCATGAGATGCTTAAATGTGACCGCTTGGTCTGCGTCTTCATCCAAGCTATCAGATTCCGCGCCAGGCCCAAGGCTTGGTGCACCCTATTCGACGACAAGATCATAAGGGCTTGTTCAATGTCTGCATCCCTCGCATTCGTCTTCCCCGGTCAAGGTTCCCAGTCGCTGGGCATGCTCGCTGAGCTCGGCGCCGAAAAGCCGGTGATCTTCGAGACCTTCAAGGAAGCTTCCGAGGCTCTGGGCTACGACCTGTGGAAACTGGTCCAGGAAGGCCCTGAGGAGCAACTCAACCAAACCGACAAGACCCAGCCGGCCATCCTCACCGCGTCCATCGCGCTGTGGCGCCTGTGGCTGGAGGAGGGTGGCGCCCAGCCGGCCTTCGTCGCGGGCCACAGCCTGGGTGAATACAGCGCCCTGGTCGCGGCCGGCAGTATCAGCCTGAAGGACGCCGTGCGTCTGGTAGCGCGCCGCGGCCAGCTGATGCAGGAAGCGGTCCCGGCCGGGCACGGCGCCATGGCTGCGATCCTCGGCCTGGACGATGCCGTCGTGGTGGAAATCTGCGCCGAAGCTGCCGAAGACGAAGTGGTCAGCGCGGTGAACTTCAACTCGCCGGGCCAGGTGGTCATCGCCGGTAACAAGGCTGCGGTCGATCGCGCCATCGAGCTGTGCAAGGCCAAGGGTGCCAAGCGTGCCTTGCCCCTGGCAGTCAGCGTGCCGTCGCACTGCGCACTGATGAAGCCGGCTGCCGAGCGCTTCGCCGAGGCGGTCAACGCCATCGAGTGGAAGGCGCCACAGATTCCGGTGGTGCAGAACGTTACCGCCGCCATCGCCGCAGACCTCGACGCGCTCAAGCATGACCTGCTGGCGCAGCTGTACCAGCCGGTACGTTGGGTGGAATGCGTGCAAACCTTGGCCGCCAATGGCGCGGTCAATCTGGTCGAGTGCGGCCCAGGCAAGGTCCTGGCGGGCCTCAACAAGCGTTGTGCCGACGGCGTGACCACCTACAACCTCAATACCCCCGACGCCGTCGCCGCCACCCGTGCGGCGCTGGCCTGAATTTGGAGAAACTTGCATGAGCCTGCAAGGTAAAGTAGCACTGGTCACCGGCGCCAGCCGTGGCATCGGCCAGGCGATTGCCCTCGAACTGGGCCGCCAGGGCGCGATCGTGATCGGTACCGCCACGTCCGCCTCGGGCGCCGAGCGCATTGCCGCCACCCTCAAGGAGCATGGTATCCAGGGTACCGGCATGGAACTCAACGTGACCAGCGACGAGTCCGTCAGTGCTGTGCTCGCGGCCATCGGCGAGCAATTCGGTGCACCGGCGATCCTGGTCAACAACGCCGGCATTACCCGTGACAACCTCATGCTGCGCATGAAAGACGACGAATGGTTCGATGTCGTCGATACCAACCTGAACAGCCTCTACCGTCTGTCCAAGGGTGTGCTGCGTGGCATGACCAAGGCACGTTGGGGTCGTATCATCAGCATCGGTTCGGTCGTCGGCGCCATGGGCAACGTCGGCCAGGTCAACTACGCTGCTGCCAAGGCCGGCCTGGAAGGCTTCAGTCGCGCCCTGGCGCGTGAAGTCGGCTCGCGCAACATTACCGTCAACTCGGTGACCCCAGGCTTCATCGACACCGACATGACCCGCGAACTGCCAGAAGCGCAGCGTGAAGCCCTGCAGACCCAGATTCCGCTGGGCCGCCTGGGCCAGGCCGAGGAAATCGCCAAGGTGGTTTCCTTCCTGGCGTCCGACGGCGCGGCCTATGTCACCGGTGCCACCGTGCCGGTGAATGGCGGGATGTACATGTAACAACGCAAGTCAATGTGACGGATCGGGTAAAAAAAGAGTCATACTCCGAGCCTAAAATCCGTTATAAAGCTGCAACCAGATTCCAGACAGAGGGTCGGGTGACTAGTTCGAAGGTGCGTTCTGCTTGAAAAGCGAATGTCTTTCTATAAAATTGGTCACCGGCCAGCTGCCTGACATATGTCCATTAGGAGTGAAAACTAGGTATGAGCACCATCGAAGAACGCGTCAAGAAAATCGTCGCCGAGCAACTGGGCGTCAAGGAAGAAGAAGTGACTCCTGAGAAGTCCTTCGTCGATGACCTGGGTGCCGATTCGCTTGACACCGTTGAGCTGGTGATGGCTCTGGAAGAGGAATTCGAGACCGAAATCCCTGACGAAGAAGCCGAGAAGATCACTACCGTTCAAGCGGCCATCGACTACGTCAACAGCCACAAGGCCTAAGACGCTGTAGTCGACGCTTCTTGTCGAGAAGAACCGCACTGCCTTTGCCGGCGTGCGGTTTTTTCTTTGCCAGCCCCACGTTTCGGTGCGCAGGTAGTGCAGGCACCGAGAGCCTGTTGCCATTTCATTCCTTTGCCTTGAATGCAATGGCAAGAGACTCTGTTACTAGAAAAGGAGAGTACTGTGTCGCGTAGACGCGTCGTGGTCACCGGTATGGGTATGCTGTCGCCACTGGGTACCGATGTACCGAGCACCTGGCAGGGCATTCTGGCTGGCCGCAGTGGCATCGGTCCGATCGAACACACGGACTTGAGTGCCTACTCCACCCGTTTTGGCGGCTCGGTGAAAGGCTTCGAGGTCGAGCAATACCTGTCGGCCAAAGAGGCCCGCAAGCTTGACCTGTTCATCCAGTACGGCTTGGCGGCCGGTTTCCAGGCAGTACGCAATGCCGGCCTGGAAGTCACCGACGCCAACCGCGAGCGCATCGGTGTGGCCATGGGCTCGGGCATCGGCGGCCTTACCAACATCGAGGAAACCAGCCGGACCCTGCATGACCAGGGGCCGCGGCGTATTTCGCCGTTCTTCGTGCCTGGCTCGATCATCAACATGATCTCCGGCTTCCTGTCGATCCACCTGGGCCTGCAGGGGCCGAACTACGCCATCGCCACTGCCTGTACCACCGGTACCCATTGCATCGGCATGGCAGCCCGCAACATCGCCTACGGCGAAGCCGACGTGATGATCGCCGGCGGCGCCGAGATGGCGGCCTGCGGCCTGGGCATGGGCGGCTTCGGCGCCTCGCGTGCGCTATCCACCCGCAACGACGAGCCGACCCGTGCCAGCCGTCCGTGGGACAAGGGCCGTGACGGCTTCGTGCTGTCCGACGGTGCCGGCGCCCTGGTGCTCGAAGAGCTGGAACATGCCAAGGCGCGTGGCGCGACCATCTATGCCGAGCTGGTTGGCTTCGGCATGAGCGGCGACGCCTACCACATGACCTCGCCACCCGACAGCGGCGAAGGCGCGGCCCGTTGCATGGTCAATGCCCTGCGCGATGCCGGGATCCAGCCCGAGGACGTCAGCTACATCAATGCCCACGGCACTTCCACCCCGGCGGGTGACGTGGCCGAAGTGGCGGCGATCAAGCGCGTGTTCGGCGATCACGCCTACAAGCTCGCGGTCAGCTCGACCAAGTCGATGACCGGTCACCTGCTCGGTGCAGCCGGCGCCGTCGAGGCGATCTTCAGCGTGCTGGCCATCAACAGCCAGATGGCGCCGCCCACCATCAACCTGGACGAGCCGGACGAAGGCTGTGACCTGGACTTCGTGCCGCACCAGGCGCGCAGCATGCCGATCGACGTGGTGCTGTCCAACTCGTTCGGTTTTGGTGGCACCAACGGTTCGCTGGTGTTCCGCCGGTTCGCCGGTTGATGCAGAGCTGGATCGATGGCCAGCCCGCGACTGCGCTGAACCTGCAGAACCGCGGCCTGGCCTACGGCGATGGCCTGTTCGAGACCATTGCCGTGCGTGGGGGCCAGCCCAGCCTGCTGGACGGCCACCTGGCGCGCCTGGCCCTGGGCTGCCAGCGCCTTGGCATCGATGCCGACCTGGCGCTGGTGCGCGACGAAGTGCTGCGCTATGCCAGCCAACTGGGTGACGGAGTTGCCAAGTTGATTCTCACCCGAGGCGACAGCCAACGCGGCTACGCCCCGGTGGCCGGTGCAGCGCCTCGGCGCATCCTCCAGGGCAGCCCGTTACCCACCTACCCTCAAGCGCATGCCGAGCAGGGGATCTGTCTGTTCGCCTGCCAGACCCAGCTTGCGGAACAACCGTTGCTGGCCGGCCTCAAACACCTCAATCGCCTGGAGCAGGTGCTGGCCCGTGCCGAATGGCAGGACAGCGAACATGCCGAAGGCTTGATGCGTGATGCCCAGGGCAGGGTGATCGAAGGCGTTTACAGCAACCTGTTCCTGGTGCGCAATGGGGTGTTGCTCACCGCCGACCTCAGTCGTTGTGGCGTCGCTGGCGTGATGCGTGGCGCGTTGCTCGAGCAGGCTGCGGCGCTGGCCATCCCGGTGCAGGTCACCGACCTGTGGCTGGCCGACCTTGTGCAGGCCGACGAAGTATTGGTGTGCAATAGCGTCTATGGTGTGTGGCCGGTGCGCGGCATCCCTGCATTGAGCCTAAACTGGTCGCCAGGTCCCCTGACCCGTAAACTTCAGGCTGTTGCCCGTACGTTACTGGATATCTGATTTGTGAGACGCAAATTCCTGCTGCTGCTGGAAATGGGCCTGCTCCTCGCTGGACTGGCATTGGGCTGGTCGGCCTGGAAGGTCACCTCCGTGGTGGAGCAGCCCTTGCACGTGACGCAGGAGCGCCTGCTCGACGTGCCCAGCGGCACCAACCCCAACCGTATGTTCTATCGCATGCAGAGCGAAGGCCTGCTTGACGATGCGTTCTGGCTGCGCCTGTACTGGCGCTTCAACATGGCTGGCACGCCGCTGCATACCGGCGAGTACCGCATCACGCCTGGCATGACGGTCGAAGAACTGTTCGATGCCTGGCGCCGTGGCGACGTGGTGCAGTACAACCTGACCCTCGTCGAAGGCTGGACCTTCCGTCAGGTGCGCTCGGCGGTGGCCAAGCATGAAAAGCTCAAGCACACCCTCGAAGGCCTGTCCGATGCCGAGGTGATGGACAAGCTCGGCCATGCCGGCGTGTTCCCCGAAGGGCGATTCTTCCCCGATACCTATCGCTTCGTGCGCGGGATGAGCGATGTCGAGTTGCTGCAGCAGGCCTACATGCGCCTCGACGAAGTGCTGGCCAAGGAGTGGGCCGAGCGCAGCACCGACCTGCCGTATCGCGATCCCTACCAGGCGCTGATCATGGCGTCGC
Proteins encoded in this window:
- a CDS encoding Maf family protein produces the protein MLPLLLASSSAYRRELLARLHLPFVWASPDIDERRLDDEPAADLVRRLAKAKAEALAGEYPGHLIIGSDQVAVLGEQVLGKPHTFERACEQLLEASGQQVTFLTGLALLNSATGRCQVDCVPFTVTMRELDRERVERYVTAEQPLDCAGSFKAEGLGVSLFQSTHGPDATSLIGLPLIRLVDMLTQEGAIIP
- a CDS encoding YceD family protein; its protein translation is MLNDPIPPHVDPRKLADRGVTITGSLQLADLERLCDPLSDDVGTVQAKFDFERDEQHVVVIHSALDVEVKMVCQRCLELVTLPIHSECTYAVVKEGANTQSLPKGYDVLELGEDPLDLQALVEEELLLALPIVPAHHPEECQQPAGADEPDSSKDEVSRSNPFSVLAQLKRDPNV
- the rpmF gene encoding 50S ribosomal protein L32; this translates as MAVQQNKKSRSARDMRRSHDALSENALSVEKTTGEVHLRHHVSPEGVYRGRKVIDKGADE
- the plsX gene encoding phosphate acyltransferase PlsX, which translates into the protein MSAQIIAIDAMGGDFGPRSIVQASIACLSATPSLHLTLVGQPSLLEELVSGLTAADRARLQIVPALEVIGMDERPSQALRGKPDSSMRIALELVRDGKAQACVSAGNTGALMALSRFVLKTLPGIDRPAMVAAIPTQAGYCQLLDLGANVDCSADNLYQFAVMGSVAAQALGIHRPRVALLNIGTEDIKGNQQVKLAASLLQNARGLNYIGFVEGDGLYRGEADVVVCDGFVGNILLKSSEGLATMIGARIEQLFKGGALSRVAGAVAMPLLKRLQADLAPARHNGASFLGLQGIVIKSHGSAGVQGFQSAIQRALIEIQENLPQRLHGRLEDLLP
- the fabD gene encoding ACP S-malonyltransferase, which translates into the protein MSASLAFVFPGQGSQSLGMLAELGAEKPVIFETFKEASEALGYDLWKLVQEGPEEQLNQTDKTQPAILTASIALWRLWLEEGGAQPAFVAGHSLGEYSALVAAGSISLKDAVRLVARRGQLMQEAVPAGHGAMAAILGLDDAVVVEICAEAAEDEVVSAVNFNSPGQVVIAGNKAAVDRAIELCKAKGAKRALPLAVSVPSHCALMKPAAERFAEAVNAIEWKAPQIPVVQNVTAAIAADLDALKHDLLAQLYQPVRWVECVQTLAANGAVNLVECGPGKVLAGLNKRCADGVTTYNLNTPDAVAATRAALA
- the fabG gene encoding 3-oxoacyl-ACP reductase FabG; its protein translation is MSLQGKVALVTGASRGIGQAIALELGRQGAIVIGTATSASGAERIAATLKEHGIQGTGMELNVTSDESVSAVLAAIGEQFGAPAILVNNAGITRDNLMLRMKDDEWFDVVDTNLNSLYRLSKGVLRGMTKARWGRIISIGSVVGAMGNVGQVNYAAAKAGLEGFSRALAREVGSRNITVNSVTPGFIDTDMTRELPEAQREALQTQIPLGRLGQAEEIAKVVSFLASDGAAYVTGATVPVNGGMYM
- the acpP gene encoding acyl carrier protein yields the protein MSTIEERVKKIVAEQLGVKEEEVTPEKSFVDDLGADSLDTVELVMALEEEFETEIPDEEAEKITTVQAAIDYVNSHKA
- the fabF gene encoding beta-ketoacyl-ACP synthase II — encoded protein: MSRRRVVVTGMGMLSPLGTDVPSTWQGILAGRSGIGPIEHTDLSAYSTRFGGSVKGFEVEQYLSAKEARKLDLFIQYGLAAGFQAVRNAGLEVTDANRERIGVAMGSGIGGLTNIEETSRTLHDQGPRRISPFFVPGSIINMISGFLSIHLGLQGPNYAIATACTTGTHCIGMAARNIAYGEADVMIAGGAEMAACGLGMGGFGASRALSTRNDEPTRASRPWDKGRDGFVLSDGAGALVLEELEHAKARGATIYAELVGFGMSGDAYHMTSPPDSGEGAARCMVNALRDAGIQPEDVSYINAHGTSTPAGDVAEVAAIKRVFGDHAYKLAVSSTKSMTGHLLGAAGAVEAIFSVLAINSQMAPPTINLDEPDEGCDLDFVPHQARSMPIDVVLSNSFGFGGTNGSLVFRRFAG
- the pabC gene encoding aminodeoxychorismate lyase, producing MQSWIDGQPATALNLQNRGLAYGDGLFETIAVRGGQPSLLDGHLARLALGCQRLGIDADLALVRDEVLRYASQLGDGVAKLILTRGDSQRGYAPVAGAAPRRILQGSPLPTYPQAHAEQGICLFACQTQLAEQPLLAGLKHLNRLEQVLARAEWQDSEHAEGLMRDAQGRVIEGVYSNLFLVRNGVLLTADLSRCGVAGVMRGALLEQAAALAIPVQVTDLWLADLVQADEVLVCNSVYGVWPVRGIPALSLNWSPGPLTRKLQAVARTLLDI
- the mltG gene encoding endolytic transglycosylase MltG, whose translation is MRRKFLLLLEMGLLLAGLALGWSAWKVTSVVEQPLHVTQERLLDVPSGTNPNRMFYRMQSEGLLDDAFWLRLYWRFNMAGTPLHTGEYRITPGMTVEELFDAWRRGDVVQYNLTLVEGWTFRQVRSAVAKHEKLKHTLEGLSDAEVMDKLGHAGVFPEGRFFPDTYRFVRGMSDVELLQQAYMRLDEVLAKEWAERSTDLPYRDPYQALIMASLVEKETGIPQERGQIAGVFVRRLRLGMMLQTDPTVIYGMGERYNGRITRADLREPTPYNTYTMAGLPPTPIAMVGREAIHAALNPADGTSLYFVARGDGSHVFSDDLDDHNSAVREFQLKRRADYRSSPAPKAAPGETPGTEGAPAATDAPAANEQPGADAAPDQAPVPSEQPAPTEPSVPAPAAEPAPADAPAPDEQH